Genomic window (Mycoplasma sp. NEAQ87857):
AGCTTTAGGTGGTTCAATAGTTTTAGGTTCTTTAGGTTGGTCATTAGTACTTGTGTTTGGTTTATTTAAATGATTTTCAAAATCATTTAAATCATTTAACCTTAAATTACTTTTTTCTAATAATTTATTAAACTCAGACATATTTTTAACATCTAGTTTAGATTTGATATTTTGAATTTTGTTTTGAATTCTTTGTTGTCCATTTAAACTTTGATGCATTTGTTTTAATAAGTTTATATTGTGATCAATTTGATCCACAAAGAAATTGGTCTTAATTTCATTTAAGTGACTATTAAAAGAATTTTTAACTTCATCATCTGAATCTAAATAATTAATAGTATCTTTTAATGAAGTTGTATCTTGGTATAAAGTTTTTAAAGAATTAAACTTAGTAAATAGATCTAAATGTTGATGCTCTAACTCTTTATATCCGCTAATGCTATTAACATTTTCAATATGACTTATCATTTGTTGCTTATCACTTTGATAAAAATCATTGTGTTCTATTTGATTAACTAAATGATTTTTATAAATTGTGTTATAAAAATCATTTAACTCATTAAAACTAGTGATATCACTTAATCTAGCATCATATTCAGCATTTAGATTATTTTTGTTTATAAAGCTTTGGACTTCATTTTTTAAATGATTAAATTTATCGTTTTGATATTGATTTAATAAATTATTTAACTCTTGATATAAATCATTAATTTGGTTAATTGAACTTTCTTGATCATAACTTTCTTCTAAAAACGACTTTAATTGATTTAATTTATCAAAATAAATATCATTAATTTCATCAAAAGAACTTAAATTATTTTTGATATTTAAAATAGTTTGATTATCTTTTTGCAATTGTTCATAATATTCATTTAATCTAGTTATTAAATGAATATTATTGATACTTTCTGTAGCTGTATGTTTAATAAATTGATTAAATTGCATTAAAGCTAATTTATCTAATATTTTATGTTTAATTGTATCAATTCTGTTCAAACCATCTAGAGAATCATAACTAGCTTGTAAATTATTTTTGATATCAATTAATTGATTTAATTTAGATTCATCATTAAATTGTTCATTAGTAAATAGTGATTTAACTTGTTCAATTTGATTTGTTAAAGATTCTTTAACAAATGTTGATGAATTAATTCAATTGTAGTTATTTTCTAATTTAATATTATTTTCTACAGTTGTTAATAAGCTAACTAATTGATTAATATTTTGGATTAGTTGATTAATTTCTATTTCTTTATCATTAACACTATTAATAGTTGTTAATCCTTTAATTTGACTAATAATAGTTTGTTTAATAGCATCTGTAATTTGATTAAAATTATTTATTTTAGAAATTAAATTATTTTTAGCATCGATTAATTCGGTATTACCATTTAATGAATTTATTGCATCATTTAATTTATCAATTATATTTTTAGAGTTTTCTAGATTAATTATTTGATTATTTTGATAAAAATGTTCAGCAGTATCTAAAGTTTGATCAAATTGTTGTTTAATATCAACACTTGATTCAGTGTAAGAAATATCTGATTTAATACTTTTTGCAGCATTTAATGATGTGATTAAAGTATTTCATGAAGCGTTTAATTTATCAAAATTAGCTTTAAATTGATCAAATTCTAAATAATTTAAATCATTAAGTTTGTTTGTTAAATCGCTTTTGGTTGCATCATTTAATTGAGAACTATTAATAATTTGTTTTAAATTATCTTTTAAATTATTAAAATTAATTGTTCCATTTAATGATCTTAATGAGTTAGAAAATTGTTGATTTAACTCATTTAAATGTTGAATATTATTTTGATTTAATTGATTATTAACAAATAATGCACTAATCATTTCTAGTAAATTAGTAAATTCGATTTTAAAATCCTGATTAGCATAAACAAAATTAACATTATTTAAATCTTTATTATTTAAATAAAGATTTAATAAATCATTTGCTGATGATTTTAAATTATTTACATTAGTTAAAACACTATTAACTTGAGTTATTAAATTAGCTTGATCAATATCATTTTTAAATTGTTGTTTTAATTCATTATCAAAAACATTAATTGCATCAATTGTTTGTTTTGAGTTGTTTTTTGCTTGATCTAATAAAGTTCTACCATCTAAATTATTTAATACTTGATCTATTTTTGTTAAATAACTATTAATTTGATCTAAAGAAATATCTTTAATTAATCCATCACTAAAATAACTATTAATTTCATTATTTAAATTAATAACTGCTTGCTTAGAAGTATTAGATGAATTAAGATATAAATTATTTTCTTTAATTCTTGCTAAGCTAACGTTTTTTGAAATCAATCTATTTAAATTGGTGTTAATAGCTCTTAATTGTTGGATTTTAGCAGTAATTTCTGATACAAAATTTAAATTGTTGATTAGTTTAATTTCTTTTGAAATTAAACTAGAATTAAAATTATTTAATGTTCTTAATTGGATTTGAGCTTGAGCCTTAATTTTTCTTAAATTATCTAATCCATTAAGTTGTGTATAAGCAGTAGTTAATTCATTAAAATGAGTATTTAATTGATTAAAATCAGTTTGAATTAATTTATCATTTGCAAAATCTTGTTTTAGAACATTTAATTTTGCTTCAAAATTATCTTTAACATTTTTGCTTGAATTAAGATAATTTATTTTTTCATTATTTAATGAATTAGTATTAATTAACTGAGTGTATTGATTTAATTTAGCTATTATTGATGGTAAAGTACTTTGGAATTGATTAATCAATGATTGTTCATTAACTAAATTAGAATATAAATTCTGCTCTTGAACTTTTGATAAATAAAATTGTTTAAATCTATCACTAAACTTATCATTAGAATTAATTAAAAGTTTGACACTTGTTTTTAAGTCACTTAGTCTTTGATCACCATTAAGACTATTAAATTTTGATTTTAAATTCTCAATATTTGCGTTTGTTAATGTGTCATTATTGATTAGCAAATGATCTCAATATTGTTTTGCATTGTTAATCGCTTGAATTAAATTATTTTGAGATGCTGTATCGGAATTAAGATATTTAAAACTTTGACTTGAATTAATAAATTCTTCGTATTCTACTATTAAACTTTGTAAGTTGCTTGCAGTTAATAATAGCTGATTGATTGAATTTTCTTTATCTTTAACCAAAGTAATAGTAGTTAATGCTTGAATTTCAGTAGTTCATTTAGTAATAAGTGAATTTGAATATAAATTAGAAGTTCTAATTTTATTAATTAATTTATTTTTTGCAATTTCTAGCTGATTAGAGTAAGAAAATTGTTCTAAAATGGAATTTAAATTCTGGATTTTTGGATCAATTAAATTTGGTTCATTAACATTAAGTTTATTTGATTCGGTTAAACTTAATAAATCTCTTAATTTGTTATCTAATTCTACTTTAAGTTCATTAGATGCTTCATTATATGATTCATGATTTGCTTTTATTGTATCTACTTCAGTAATTTTTTGTTGTATAACTAAAAATTTTGCATCCAATTGATTGATTAAATTATGAATTTGATTTAAATCACTAATGTGATTTGCATTAGATAATGATTCTTCAAACAATTGTTTTATTCTAGTGCTTAAATGATTATTTTGTTTAAGGTCATTTATATAAGTGGTTCTTAATTGTTCGATTTTATTTGTTCCATTTAATGAACTAATAATCTTATTTAATTTAGCTATATCGTTTGTAACTAAATCACTATTATTTTGATTATATTTTTCGTTTTGATAATGACTTTGAACATTAGTTAAAACATTATTATAATTAGTTTTAATATCTAAATCAGATTCTAAATAATTATTATCAGTTTTAAGATTTTTAGCTCTAGCATATAAATTATTAAGTTCTTGTACTTTATTAATAAATGTGTTGAAACTTCTTTCAAAATCATTTAATTCAGTAACTAAATGATAAGTATTAACTTGCTGAGTTAATGTAGTTTTAACCTGGTTTGAAATTAAGTCATTATTAATCAAACTTAAAATATCTTGCTTTTTATTATTGAATAAAGTATCACCATCTAAATTATTATAACTTTGCTTTATAGTTTCTAAAATACGATTAATTTCATTTGTATCTCTAGATTGTAGTTTATTTCTGCTTGCTAAGTTTTCTAAAGAACGTTTATTTTGCTTAAAAATCTCTTGTAAATTAGATGAAGAATTTAAATATTTATAATCTTGAGTTGTTGTAGAACTATATTTTGTTATATCTCCAAATACATATAAAGCCAAATTATTTAATTGTTTAGCTTCATTAACAATATTTTCAAAATTATCTGTCACTGTGTTATCTAAAATTAAATCAACATAATGATTAATGATTGCAGTTGATAAATTAGTAAATTCATTTAATTTTAAAGCATGATTATTTCTATAAATGGTATTTCCATTAACAGCTAGTAGTAATCTCTTTAAGTCATAAGTTGCTTGAGTTATTTCATTAGCTTGATGTAAAATTGCAAGTTTATCATTATTAAATCAAGCATTATATTGATTAACTTTGTCTTTGATTTGTTGGATATTAGTACTATATTTATAATTAATATTTTCGTAATTATGACTAATTTGTTTAATTAAATGAATTAAATCACTACTTGATGTTGAAATTTCTTGTAATTTAGATAATTCTTGTTTAATATCAATTGCACTTGTCAAAGTATATAAATGATTTAATTGTTGTTCTTTTAATGAATCAGTGAAATTTAATGAATTAAAAGTATTATTTGAATAATTTTTAATTGTTTCTCGTTTGAATCAATTAATTTGGTCTGTAGTTTTAGCACTATATACTCTAGATAAAAAACTAGCACTATTATTAGATAACGCTTTAATAATCTCTACAACTTTGTTTCTAGTATTATTATTAACTAAATTAATATCTTTAGTAATGGTGTTATATTTTTTTGAAGGATAATAAATATTAGCTGCAGTTTTTTTGTATAAAATAACCTGTAATCTACCATTTACTGGTAAAGGATTGGTTAATCTTATAGTTTTATTTGAATTACTTAATGCATAGTCACTAACTACAGTAGTATTATTTACTTTAACTTCTGCATAAAAACCATCTAAATTAGTTGAATTAATATCAATAAAATTTGTATTAGATTCAACGTTATTAATATTAATTTCACTATTTGCAATAATTCTTCCTAAATAACCTCTTGATAATTGGCTATCAGATAAATAATAATTAGTCTTTACAATATTTAAAACTAATGAATCACCTGGGTAATCCATAGGAACAATTCCTAATTTAGTAAGATTATTTTGAGTCAGCATTCATTTTAAAACTTTACGATTAACTCCACCAGCAGTATATCAAGGTTTTTCACCATTAGCTCTACTGAAAAAATTAACTGAATAAGTTCTATCATCGCTATTATTAACACGTTTTACATGTTCAATAACTTTGTTGACTTTAGTGTCTTCATTAGTATCATATTCATCTTGTTGATCTAAGCTGGTTCTATAAAGTCTACCATGAGAATAATCTTGAGAAATGTGATGGTGCATATGATTTAGAATAAATATTTTTCCTCTAAGCTCTTTTAAGCTAGGGTTTACATCATATCTTCTAGATGTATTTTGATACATTACATCTGAATATTTAGAACTATTGATTACATTTTCAAATCATCTACCCCATTCTCGATCAGGGCCTTTGACACTATAATTTTCATCTTTTACCCGAACAATAACAGTTTCACTTGGATGAGCTTTTAAAAACTTTTTAAATGCATCTAAGGCAGTAGATAAATTTTCATAATATGAATAAGCTGCACCGTGAATTATTCATAATTCCCTTGATCTATTTACCCTAATATCAAAAAATCTTATCCCTTGTTTAAGCTGATCTACTCAACTTTTAGACTGTGTTTTAGCTCAAGCGGAACCAAAAGCTCATGCAATTCCATTTCCTGCTCACATCCCTGAGTCATGAGTACCTGGTATATTTAACTCGGTAAATTTTTTATTATCATTAACATCCTTCATTCAATCATTTAAGTTTAATCTTGTGGTTTTAGAGTCTGAAAATGCATCATCTACTGAATTAATATCAATGTTTTGTCGAGAAATGGAAATTGATAGAACGCTTAAACCTACAACAGATGTAGCTGCTGCAAATTTATATATTTTCTTCATTTTTTCCTTTATTTGTAATTTAAGTATTGTGTTAATTTTATTATATCAATTTATAATATTGTTTGCATTGTCATTTTGTAATTTGGCATATATTTTAATAATAAATTATAAAAATCTTTACCATGTCCATTCTTAGTTAGTGAATGGACAATTTCATGAGCTATAATCGCTTTTAATATTTGATCATTATAGCAGTATATATTTTTATTATAAGTAATTTTATGTTTGGTTTTATTATATTGTCCATAATAGCTAGAAACATCTTTAAAACTAAATGGAATACTAGTTATATTAAAGTCTTTTTCAACATTATCTTGGATTAAGCTAATGCGTTGTTTTAATAAGTTTAAAGCATAAGCTTTCACTTTTGAAATGACTTGAGTTTGATTATTGCATAAAATAGTGGCTATTAATTTATAATCTTTTTTTGAATAAATAAAAATACTTTTTAATGTTGAATTAAACTCATAAAACATCAAGTTATCAAATAGCTTAAACTCATTATTAAAATCATTAATAAAATTTTTTAAATTAAAAATATATCTTTCTATTCATTTAGAAGAGATATTTTTTAATATTAAATGAGCTTCATTAATTGAAGAACAATATACTAATAATTTATCCATTTTCATTTGTATTTTAGAAACATTTTTATTCTCAATAAAATAAAATGGTAGATTGTAATCTTGATATTTAAAATAATGAATTTGCATAGTATTATTGTATTAAAAAAGAGTGATAAAATCACTCTAATCTTAAAAAAAGATATAAAAAAATAGCAGCTCCCTATTTTCACCTTTCGGCTATCGTCGGCACTAAAGGGCTTAACTACTGAGTTCGGAATGGATTCAGGTGATCCCCTTTGCTATAACCACTGATAATAGTATAGCACTATTTTTTAAAACACCAAATCTTTTTTTGAAAAAAATGTTGTTTTTTTAAATTCTAGATTCCTTATTAATAATTGATTGATATATCCTAATTAAACATTGGGTTTTCTTCATCGTGATTTATCATTTGTGATTGCATAATTTGATACTGATTAAATTTTAATATTGTCAGTCTAGATACCACAAAAAACGCAATTATTACTCCAAAACTAGCAATTGCAGTAGCATTTGAAAGAATATAAATTTGAACATATGATATAGGAATAAATATTAAATACAATAACAGTAAAATAAATATAGTTAAGCTTTTTGTTCTTAGATAAATATTTATTTCACTATCTATTTCTTTAGTTAATTTATGTAGCTTAAAGGATAAGATAGCACTTAAAACACCAAATATATAAACTATTAGACCAAATATTATTGGTGTGATAGTAGTAATAACTAATGCTATAGCTATAATTAATAATTGACTTGATTTAGAATTAATAGCTATAAATATTATTTGTCATATAGAATATTCCTTTAATAAAAGGAATAATCCTGAAATATTAGAGATGTTCTCTTTTGATATTTTTGTTAGATTTGTATTGTTTTTTATTTGAGTAGTTTTTAGTAATTCGGTTAAATTCCACCATAAAATAAACATTGTAGATATAACTAAAATCATAGATGCTACAATACCCAATATAAAGAAAATAAGCATCTTTTTGCGATAATTTTTAAGTTTAATAACCATTTCATTTAAATTTGTCATATTATTCATTAAAAAAGCACGGTTCCCGGTTTAAGGGTCCGTGCTTTTAGTTTCCTAGTAAAATATATATAGAAAAAAATAAACGAAAGGAAACCAACTTAATTATAATGAATAAACGTAAAAGTCCAATAGTTAAACCTATTTGCATTAAACAATTCATCTCAAACCATTTAAATAATAAACAAAATATCAAAGTTTATAAGCATTACCTTTTTAAGAAAACTAAAGTTGATACAGACTTTTATATTCAAGTGCTATCATCAAAGAGAAAGTTTGACCCTAATCATTTTAACGTATCAAGTGTTATGATAATGGTTGATCGCCTAAAGAGTAATAATAGCTTAAAAGAGATATCTAAAGAGCTTGGATTTAGTCGTAAAAGCATTGTTTCAAACTTTAATAAACTAATGAAATTTAACGACGTTAAACACTTTCCAAAACGTCAAAGATGCAATAATTGCGGTCAGTACTTTCAACAAATTCAATGACTTAATATTAAAAATTGATTTGACTCTAGAAACCAAGCTGAACAACATAGAAACTTTTTACAAAAACAAATTATGAAAAATAGATATAAAGATTTCTTTGTTTATTTAAATGAAGTAACTAAAAATTACAATAAGAACAAATTTAAAAAAGTAAGTGTTAGAGCTATTAAAACTTCTATTTTTAACATTAGACTAAACTTTATAGAAAGCAACCCAAATTCATATATCACTAGCGAACAAAGTATTTACCACTTACTGAAATTACCATATTTAAACCTTCCTATAGACATTTTACCTATTGTTTCAAAACGTGGGTATAGTTCTGTTTTATCTAGAAAACAAGTACAAAAGAAAAAGAAAATTGGTTTAAACATAAAATATCGTAGTGAAGAAATTAATTTAAGACAAAACTTTTTTGACTATGAAATGGATACAGTAGTAGGATCAAAAAGATCTAAAACTGTTCTTTTAACATTACTTAATAGAAAAAGTAGAAAAGCTTACTCAATCAAAATTGGTAGAACTGCTTTAGCTGCTAAAGAAGGTTTAGAAACCTTAATTAAAGCATTTAATTTAAGAATAGATAGCTTAACAATTGATAATGGATCTGAGAATTATTTATTAGATAAAATTGATTGTATAGGACAAATTTATCACTGCGATCCTTATCGATCATCACAAAAAGGTTCAATCGAAAATATGCATAGAGAAATAAGACTATTTTTCCCAAAAGGAAAAACTTTTGACAACA
Coding sequences:
- a CDS encoding GA module-containing protein; translated protein: MKKIYKFAAATSVVGLSVLSISISRQNIDINSVDDAFSDSKTTRLNLNDWMKDVNDNKKFTELNIPGTHDSGMWAGNGIAWAFGSAWAKTQSKSWVDQLKQGIRFFDIRVNRSRELWIIHGAAYSYYENLSTALDAFKKFLKAHPSETVIVRVKDENYSVKGPDREWGRWFENVINSSKYSDVMYQNTSRRYDVNPSLKELRGKIFILNHMHHHISQDYSHGRLYRTSLDQQDEYDTNEDTKVNKVIEHVKRVNNSDDRTYSVNFFSRANGEKPWYTAGGVNRKVLKWMLTQNNLTKLGIVPMDYPGDSLVLNIVKTNYYLSDSQLSRGYLGRIIANSEININNVESNTNFIDINSTNLDGFYAEVKVNNTTVVSDYALSNSNKTIRLTNPLPVNGRLQVILYKKTAANIYYPSKKYNTITKDINLVNNNTRNKVVEIIKALSNNSASFLSRVYSAKTTDQINWFKRETIKNYSNNTFNSLNFTDSLKEQQLNHLYTLTSAIDIKQELSKLQEISTSSSDLIHLIKQISHNYENINYKYSTNIQQIKDKVNQYNAWFNNDKLAILHQANEITQATYDLKRLLLAVNGNTIYRNNHALKLNEFTNLSTAIINHYVDLILDNTVTDNFENIVNEAKQLNNLALYVFGDITKYSSTTTQDYKYLNSSSNLQEIFKQNKRSLENLASRNKLQSRDTNEINRILETIKQSYNNLDGDTLFNNKKQDILSLINNDLISNQVKTTLTQQVNTYHLVTELNDFERSFNTFINKVQELNNLYARAKNLKTDNNYLESDLDIKTNYNNVLTNVQSHYQNEKYNQNNSDLVTNDIAKLNKIISSLNGTNKIEQLRTTYINDLKQNNHLSTRIKQLFEESLSNANHISDLNQIHNLINQLDAKFLVIQQKITEVDTIKANHESYNEASNELKVELDNKLRDLLSLTESNKLNVNEPNLIDPKIQNLNSILEQFSYSNQLEIAKNKLINKIRTSNLYSNSLITKWTTEIQALTTITLVKDKENSINQLLLTASNLQSLIVEYEEFINSSQSFKYLNSDTASQNNLIQAINNAKQYWDHLLINNDTLTNANIENLKSKFNSLNGDQRLSDLKTSVKLLINSNDKFSDRFKQFYLSKVQEQNLYSNLVNEQSLINQFQSTLPSIIAKLNQYTQLINTNSLNNEKINYLNSSKNVKDNFEAKLNVLKQDFANDKLIQTDFNQLNTHFNELTTAYTQLNGLDNLRKIKAQAQIQLRTLNNFNSSLISKEIKLINNLNFVSEITAKIQQLRAINTNLNRLISKNVSLARIKENNLYLNSSNTSKQAVINLNNEINSYFSDGLIKDISLDQINSYLTKIDQVLNNLDGRTLLDQAKNNSKQTIDAINVFDNELKQQFKNDIDQANLITQVNSVLTNVNNLKSSANDLLNLYLNNKDLNNVNFVYANQDFKIEFTNLLEMISALFVNNQLNQNNIQHLNELNQQFSNSLRSLNGTINFNNLKDNLKQIINSSQLNDATKSDLTNKLNDLNYLEFDQFKANFDKLNASWNTLITSLNAAKSIKSDISYTESSVDIKQQFDQTLDTAEHFYQNNQIINLENSKNIIDKLNDAINSLNGNTELIDAKNNLISKINNFNQITDAIKQTIISQIKGLTTINSVNDKEIEINQLIQNINQLVSLLTTVENNIKLENNYNWINSSTFVKESLTNQIEQVKSLFTNEQFNDESKLNQLIDIKNNLQASYDSLDGLNRIDTIKHKILDKLALMQFNQFIKHTATESINNIHLITRLNEYYEQLQKDNQTILNIKNNLSSFDEINDIYFDKLNQLKSFLEESYDQESSINQINDLYQELNNLLNQYQNDKFNHLKNEVQSFINKNNLNAEYDARLSDITSFNELNDFYNTIYKNHLVNQIEHNDFYQSDKQQMISHIENVNSISGYKELEHQHLDLFTKFNSLKTLYQDTTSLKDTINYLDSDDEVKNSFNSHLNEIKTNFFVDQIDHNINLLKQMHQSLNGQQRIQNKIQNIKSKLDVKNMSEFNKLLEKSNLRLNDLNDFENHLNKPNTSTNDQPKEPKTIEPPKAPIDNNETNEKPKNINDKTTSPTITVKPIEKAKNSDDKTASPAITIKPIEKPKPKEIEDNKPEIIQPKTNKKTSKIGLIFGVVFGIAATIAAAAVGFLFYRKRK
- a CDS encoding YgjP-like metallopeptidase domain-containing protein; the protein is MQIHYFKYQDYNLPFYFIENKNVSKIQMKMDKLLVYCSSINEAHLILKNISSKWIERYIFNLKNFINDFNNEFKLFDNLMFYEFNSTLKSIFIYSKKDYKLIATILCNNQTQVISKVKAYALNLLKQRISLIQDNVEKDFNITSIPFSFKDVSSYYGQYNKTKHKITYNKNIYCYNDQILKAIIAHEIVHSLTKNGHGKDFYNLLLKYMPNYKMTMQTIL
- a CDS encoding IS30 family transposase, whose translation is MNKRKSPIVKPICIKQFISNHLNNKQNIKVYKHYLFKKTKVDTDFYIQVLSSKRKFDPNHFNVSSVMIMVDRLKSNNSLKEISKELGFSRKSIVSNFNKLMKFNDVKHFPKRQRCNNCGQYFQQIQWLNIKNWFDSRNQAEQHRNFLQKQIMKNRYKDFFVYLNEVTKNYNKNKFKKVSVRAIKTSIFNIRLNFIESNPNSYITSEQSIYHLLKLPYLNLPIDILPIVSKRGYSSVLSRKQVQKKKKIGLNIKYRSEEINLRQNFFDYEMDTVVGSKRSKTVLLTLLNRKSRKAYSIKIGRTALAAKEGLETLIKAFNLRIDSLTIDNGSENYLLDKIDCIGQIYHCDPYRSSQKGSIENMHREIRLFFPKGKTFDNTSQEEIQEIMNRINNKTRKSLKYNGKYLSPNEYERILFAQSC